From the genome of Candidatus Hydrogenedentota bacterium:
GTGATGGCCCCGTTGGGCGCAAACACCGCCAGCCGCCGCAGTATGGAGGCGAGTTCCCGGACGTTACCGGGCCAGCCGTATTCCGCGAGAACGGCGAGGGCCTCGGGCGCAATGGAAGCCGCGATGCCATTGGTCTTTTCGAAGGCGCGGACAAAATGACGCGCGAGCAGAGGCAGGTCTTCCTTGCGGCGGCGCAACGGCGGCACAACGATGGGGATATCCCAGATTCGGTAGTAGAGGTCGGCCCGAAAACCGCCCCGGTCCTTTGCCGAGGTGAGGTCGCAGTTGGTGGCGCAGACGATGCGGACGTCCACGGAAATGGGCGCGCCGCCGACAGGCGCGACTTCTTTCTGCTCGATCGCGCGCAGCAGCTTGCTCTGCAGATTGACCGGTATTTCGCCGATTTCGTCGAGAAAAAGAGTGCCGCCTTGCGCGCGCTGGAAGTGGCCGTCGCGTCGTTCGCCGGCCCCGGTGAACGCGCCCTTCTCGTGTCCGAACAATTCGGCTTCAAGCATGGTTTCCTGGAAGGCGGCGCAATTAACGGCCATGAACGGCCCGTCCCGGCGCGGGCTGCATGCGTGCAATGCGCGCGCGGCCAGGTCCTTGCCGGAACCGGACTCGCCGAGAAACACGATGTTCATGTCCTCGAACGGCGCGGCGCGCTCGATCTGTTCGTAGAGCTGCTGCATCAAGGGATGGGCTCCGATCATGCCGTGGAAGACGTCGCGCTGTTGCGCGTCGACGCCCTGCACATGGAGCAGCACATCGCGCGCGCGGCGCATGGCAACGACGCGTTCGCGCAGCGCCGAGGTCTCGACGGCGCGCTGAACAGTGCCGCGCAGCTTGTCACGGTCGAGCGGTTTCGGGATGTAGTGAAACGCGCCGGACTGAATGGCCTCGACCACCAAGTCAACGTCCGTAAGGATGGTCAACATTATTACGGGCAGGTCCGGATAGGCGGCCTTGATACGTTTGAGCACTTCGATTCCCTCGCGTTCCTCCACAGTCGCGAACGCGGGGGGCATCATGACGTCGAGCAGCGCCGCGGCGATGCCGGGGTGGCGTTCGAGGACCGCGAATCCTTCGGTGCCCGAACATGCGTAATGGAGCTTATACCCCCTGAGCGCCTGCTCTATGCCCGGCTTGAAAGGGCCAAGATCGTCGTCGATGACCAGGATTTCCGTCATGGTGCTTCATGTCCCTGATTGCAGGGCGCCAATCTGTAGCTTGACCGGCAGGCGGACCGTTGCCCGGCAGCCCGACCCTTCTTCGGAATCGATACTGAAGCGGCCCAGATGACCACCTTCGACGACCGCCACAACCATGGGCAACCCCTCGCCGCTGCCGCCCGTCGAGACGCCGCGAGCAACACAGGTTTCCAGCAGGCCAGATGACATGCCGTGTCCGTTATCTTCAAAGGAGGTTTGCACCCACAGCCGGTCGGGCGTGGGGGAGACGCCGACCCGCAGGGTGCGTGCGCCGGAGTATTTCACCACGTTATGGATCAACTCAAGAAAGACATTCAGCAGACGCGGCGCATCGCCGAATACGCGCGGACACGGCGGCGTTTCCAGCATGATTTCCAGGCCCGCGGCGCAGGTCTCCGTGCCGGACAATTGCACCGCTTCGCGCGCTAGGTCCGATACGGCCACCTTGCGCGCGTCGAGTTCCGCCTGGATGCCCGCAAGCGCGGCCATGACGGCGTCGATATGGCCGGGAACGGCAGCCGCGAATTCCCGGCGCGTCCGCGCGTCGCCTATACGCGTCTCGATGGGTTTTGCGGCGGCGGATAGTGAGCCGAGGGCGGACTCGGCACGGCGCTGCGCGACGGGAAAATGCGCGGCGACGGTGCGTCCGCCGCCGAGCGTCATGGCGAAAAAGGCGCGGATTTCATTGGTGGCCGGGGCAAGCTGGCGCAGGCTTGTCGCGATGTTCTCCGCCACATGCGCGTCAAATTCATCGACAAGACTCGGGCAGAACAGTTTCAGGTTGTAGAAGCACACGCGCACGACGCTGTGACGCACGTGGGAGAGGAGCCGTTCCAGCGCGTGCAGGTCCGGCACGCCAAGCGCAAGCGCTGGAGCCGGCTCCGGTTTATCGCGCGGGCCGAGCAATTCATCCACGCGCTTGCGCGACGCGGTCAGGAGTGACTCGATGCGCCCCTGTGCGCCGGGCGCGACACCCGCACGAACCAGGCGCGCCGCCGCCCGCGCGCGTGCCGCGTCCATGGCGGTCTCGACTTCCGCGCGCACGGAGTCCAGCCGCTTCGCCAGTGCCGATGTGACCGGCGTGTCCCAAGAATCCGACTGCATCGCACGTAATCCCCTTGTTCAGGATACCTGCAAGACCGGGCGCGTCACAGGACGTACCCTACACGATAGGGGGAGCAGGATTCATGCCAGTACAGTCTGTACAGCACTTGAGACCAGCGGGACGGGCGATTTGCGCGGCTGCCAAGCGGTGGTATGGTATGCACGGATAGCGCGATTGGCGAACCAGGAGGAAGCAGTGATGTGGAGCGTGCCGAACCTTGAGTCGCTTGTTTGTTGACGCGTTCCTGAGACGCACCCCTTGCAATGCGCGCGACTCCACGCTATAATTGAAATGCATAATTTAAATGTGCATTGCGATTATGAGAGGGCGCAGAATGAACAGTCCAAGTCGTGGAGAGACGAAGAAGGAGCGGGTTCTGAAGGCTGCGTGCAAGGTGTTTGCGGAAAAAGGATACCGGGACGCTACCCATGCCGAAATCTGCCGCCGCGCGGGCGCCAACGTCGCGGCGGTCAACTACTACTTCACGTCGAAGGAAAGCCTGTACAAGGCCGTTTTCCAGCACCTGACCCAGGAATCGGAACGCTTGTACCCTCTGGACGGCGGACTGCCCGTAACAGAGCCGCCGGAACAGCGTCTTCACGCGTTCATTCATGCCCATCTCAGCCGCATGTTTGATCCGGAACACCTGGGAGACCTGCACCGGATCCGGATGGCGGAGCTTTTCGACCCGACGGGTCTGCTCAAGGAAATGCTGGCGCGGCAGCTGGCGCGAGACCGCGAGCATATCCAGCGGATTCTCAGGGAAATGCTGGGGCCGGACGCGCCTCCGCGGGCTGTCGACTGGTGCGAGATGAGCATCGTGGCACAGTGCTTCATCGCAGGCCGTGGGCCCGCCGACCGGGGGCCGCGGGCGATGTTCGGCCTTCATCCGGCGGATGTGAGGCTTCTCGCGAGGCACATACTCGAGTTTTCGTTGGGCGGGATTCGGGCGGTTCGCCGGCCCGCGGCGGACGGTGGCCATGTGCATGGAACAGGAGCGGAGCCGAATCATGAGTGATCCCAGCAAGACCAAAAGTGCAGACGTAGCGAAGGCCCTTGGTGCTGGCAAAACCCGCTCGAGATTTCGCCGCGTGAGGAATGTTCTCGTGCTACTCTTGTTAGCCGGGGTGGCGGTGGGTTATGGAGTATACCGTCTCAACCAGAAGGAGACGAACGGCGTCGCCTACGTCACGCAAGCGGTGCGCAGGGGCGACCTGGTGGTGACGGTGAGCGCAACTGGGACGCTCGAACCCATCAAGCAGGTGGAGGTGGGCATCGAGGTTTCGGGAACGATCAACGAGGTAGAAGTAGACTACAACGACACAGTGGAGGTGGGGCAGGTGCTGGCGCGGCTCGATACCTCGAAGCTGGAGGCTCAGGCACTGCAGTCGCAGGCGGCGCTCGAAGCCGCGAAAGCGAGACTGCTTCAGGCGCAGGCTACGGTGCAGGAGGCCGAGGCGCAGATGGCCCGGCTCAACGAGGTGCGCGAGTTGAGCGACGGTAAGATGCCGTCGCAGAGCGAATTTGACACGCAGCGGGCCGCGCAGGCGCGGGCGCGGGCGGACGAGGCCAGCGCGAAGGCGGCTGTGTCGCAGGCTCAGGCCTCGCTTGACGCGAACCGTTCCGACCTGGAGAAGGCGGTGGTGCGGTCGCCCATCAATGGGGTCGTGCTGGTGCGGTCCATCGAGCCGGGGCAGACGGTGGCCGCGCAATTCCAGTCGCCAGTGCTGTTCACATTGGCGGAGGACCTGGCGCAGATGGAACTCCAGGTGGACGTCGATGAGGCGGACGTGGGCGTGGTCCGGGAAGACCAAGCCGCGACCTTTACCGTAGACGCCTATCCGGACCGGCAGTTTCCCGCCCGCACGACGCAGGTGCGCTTCGGGTCGGAGACCGTCGACGGCGTCGTCACCTACAAGACGGTGCTGAAGGTAGACAATTCGAGCCTGTCGTTGCGGCCCGGAATGACCGCAACGGCCCAGATAACGGTGGACAAACGCGAGAACGTGCTGCTCGTTCCGAACACGGCATTGCGCTTCATGCCGCCGCAAACCCATACCCAGGAGACGTCGAGCAGTGCCGGTGGCCTCCTGTCCTCGATCCTGCCTCACCCGCCGCCGCCCCAGTCCACACCGCGCGAGACGGTTGGTCTGCGGAACAAGGACCAGCACGTGTGGGTTCTGCGCGAGGGCCAGCTTACGATGGTTCCCATCACCAAGGGACTGAGCGATGGCAGGATGACGGAAGTGACCGGCGGCGCGCTGGAAGAAGGCATGGACGTGGTCACCGACACGGAAGCGACAGCGCCATGAACCCTGACGACACGGACGGAAGCGCGGGCGCGCCGCTGATTGAGCTGGCCGGCGTCACCAAGATTTATGGCGTCGGCACGGCTGCCATGGAAGCTCTGCGTGGCGTGAATCTGCGCATCTACCCCGGCGAATTCGTGGCCGTCATGGGACCCAGCGGCTCGGGCAAGAGCACGTGCATGAACATCCTCGGATGTCTGGATACGCCCACTTCTGGCGCCTACCGCTTTTGCGGTGTCGAGGTGCGTACCCTGACGCGCAATCAGCGGGCCCTTTTGCGCCGCCAGTATCTGGGTTTCGTGTTCCAGGGATTCAACCTGCTGAACCGAACCTCCGCGCTGGAGAATGTGGAGCTTCCCCTGATCTACCGGGGTGAACCTGTGCGCGCCCGGCATAAGCGGGCGCGCAGCGCCATGGACTCCGTCGGGTTGACGGGCTGGGAGCATCACACGCCGGGCGAGTTGTCCGGCGGCCAGCAGCAGCGTGTCGCCATCGCGCGCGCCATCGTGACGGAACCGCTCGTGCTGCTCGCAGACGAGCCGACCGGCAACCTGGATTCCGCGCGCAGCATCGAGATCATGGAACTATTGACCACGTTCAACCGGGAGCAGGGAATCACCATCGTCATGGTTACGCACGAGGCGGATATGGCCGCCTTCGCCAAGCGGACCGTGCATTTCAAGGACGGACTGATTTCCAGCGACGACGGGCGGAAGGAGCACGACTGATGCTGGGCAATGCACTCCTGCTCGCGCTGCGCGAGTTGCGCCGCAACAAGATGCGGTCTTTTCTGACCATGCTGGGCATCATAATCGGCGTAGCCGCCGTGATCATTCTGGTCACGCTCGGCGGCGGCGCCACGCGACAGGTCACGGAGCAGATATCGAGCTTGGGCAGCAACCTGATGATGGTGACACCGGGCAGACGCATGGGGCCGGGGCAAGGCGGCAACAGCGCCCCGTTCAAGCTGGCGGACGCGGAAGCCATCACGCGCGAAATTACGACGCTGCGGGCCGTGGCGCCCGTATCGTCCAGCAGCGTCACGGCCATCTACGGGAACGAGAACTGCTCCACGCAGGTGACGGGTACGACGCCCGCTTATTTTGACGTTGTCAACCGACGCTTGAACGAAGGACGCATCTTCACCGACTCGGAATCGCGGTCCGGTGTGGCCGTGTGCATTATCGGTGAGACCATCCGGGCCAACTTGTTCGGCGGACAGGACCCAATCGGCAGCAAGATCCGGGTGGGCAAGGTTTCCTGTGAGGTGATTGGGCTGATTCAAGCCAAGGGCCAATCGACCATGGGACAGGACCAGGACGATATCATCATCGTGCCGTTGCGCACTTTCCAGCGGCGCATCGCGGGCAACGACGACGTAAGCCTGATTCAAGTCTCCGTGAAGGACGGCATGTCCACGGACAAGGTGAAGGTGGATATTGGCCGGTTGATGCGCGTCCGCCGTCATCTCTCCGCGAACGAAGACGACAACTTCAACGTAATGGACCTGAAAGAGATCTCCACGATGCTTTCCGGCACGACGCAGGTGCTCACGGGCCTGTTGAGCGCGGTGGCGGCGGTGAGCCTGCTCGTGGGCGGGATTGGCATCATGAATATCATGCTCGTGTCGGTGACCGAACGGACGCGCGAAATCGGCACGCGCCTGGCCATCGGCGCGCTGGAGCGCGAGGTGCTGCTGCAGTTTCTGGTCGAGTCGGTCGTTTTGGCGTCGTTCGGCGGTCTGATTGGCATCGCGCTGGCCCTGACGGCGTCCTACGGTTTGGCGGGCGTGCTGAAGGTCCCCTTCGTGTTCAATGCGCCCATAGTCATAGTGGGTTTTCTCTTCTCCGGCGCCATCGGCGTTGTCTTTGGCTATTTCCCCGCGCGCAAGGCGGCCCGGCTCGATCCCATTGAGGCGCTGCGCCATGAGTAACGGTTCTCGAAGTGCAGAGGGAGGCAACATGCAGTTCAACAAGGCGGGAAGGTGGTTCCGCGCGGCAGGCGGCCTGACATTGCCGCTGTTGTTGATGGCTTGCGTCACCGGGCCGGACTATCGACGCCCTGAATTGAACCCGCCGGCCGCCTACAAGAGCGCGACAGACGCCGAGCAGGCGCAGCCCGGCCTTGCCGAGGACTGGTGGCGTCTTTTTGACGACCCGGACCTCGATGCGCTCATGCAAGAGGCGTTGTCATCGAATCTGGACCTGAAGGCTGCCATGGCCCGCGTGGAACAGTCACGGGCGGCCGCGCGNNNNNNNNNNNNNNNNNNNNNNNNNNNNNNNNNNNNNNNNNNNNNNNNNNNNNNNNNNNNNNNNNNNNNNNNNNNNNNNNNNNNNNNNNNNNNNNNNNNNAGCCTGCTGCAGGCCACGGTGCAACTCGAATCGACGCGCGCTCAGGCCGCGGATACGCTCCGCCAGCGCACGGACCTCGAACATGCCATCGCACTCCTGCTGGGCCGTGCTCCGGCGGATTTCTCCCTCGAACCCCGTCCGCTTCATGGAACGCCACCGGCAATTCCAGCCGGGTTACCCTCGGACCTGCTCCGGCGCCGGCCCGATGTGGCCGAAGCGGAACAGAATCTTATCGCGGCCTGTGCCGAGATCGGTGTGGCAGAGGCGGATTTCTTTCCCAGCGTGCGGCTGACCGGGTCGGCGGGCTACCAGAGCAGCGAGATGAAGGGTATTCTCGACTGGCACAACCTGGCATGGTCGCTCGGACCGAGTATTTCCTTGCCCGTTCTCAGGGGGGGAGCATTGCGCGCGAACCTTGAAAAGGCGAAAGCGAGATACCAGGAACTCGACGCTCTATACCGCAACCAAGTGTTGATCGCCTTTGTGGACGTTGAAGACTCGTTGACCGATTTGCACTTGCGCGGGGCCGCAGCCGCATCGCAGGCAAAAGCGGTGGAAGCGGCACGAGAATACCTGCGCCTCACACAGATCGAGTATCAGACCGGCCTTACTGACTATTTGCACGTCGTGAACGCGGAGCAAACCCTGCTGTCCAACGAACTCTCTGATATTCAGATTCTGAACCAGCGCATGGTCTCGTCCGTACTCCTCATCAAGGCTCTTGGCGGCGGATGGGATTCGGAACCGCAGGCGCCGGAGCCCTCCGGCGCTTTGAGTGCGGGCGTCGCCGCCGAACGCGACCCCGCCGACCCGGCCCATATTACTGCCCGACCCCATTAAGGATGCGCCTTTGCGCCGTGTTTCGGCCGCCTGCGCGGAGGCGCCGGTGAAGGCGGGGGCACTGAACCCGAAGACAGCGGTTTCGGTTTCTGGCAATACCATTGTCGCTGTGGTCGAGGACATCCACGAGGCGCTTGTCATCCACTTCCAGCGGGCAAAGACGCGTTTCCGGCCAGGATCTGCGCTTCCGCTTCCGCACGGGAACGGAACGCCTGCATGTCCATGATCACGTTCGAGCGCCGCGCTTCTTCTGCCGCGAACCCGAGCAGGTGGCTTTCCACGACGTTGCTCGCGCGCGTCAACGCCTCGTCTGGCGCGTCGCGCTGCAGCGCCTTGGCGAATGCGACCAACAGCGATTCATCGCCGCCGCCGTGAAAGAGGCCGTGGTAGCGGATGCGCTTGCGTTGCACACGCGCCGGGTTGAACGAGCGCACCTCGAGCCGGCCGGAGAAGTCCGCCGACCGGATTTCGCCCCGCGTTCCGTGGAAGTTGCAGGTCCGCTCCCAAGCGAGGCTGAACGCGGAAATCGAGAACGACACGACAACATCGTTCTCGTACTCGATGTTGATGACCTGGTGGTCCATCACGTCGTTGTCGCACCGGAATACGCAGCGCCCGTGCGGCCCTTCGCGCAGCACATTGAGCACGTTTTCCCGGCTGATGTCCCGAACCACCGTCGAGGCCAGCGTGCGGAAGCGCGGCTGGCTGAAGTAGTCAATGGCGGCGCGCGCGGACATTCCGGTCAGCAAGCGTGCGGGGATGGCGGGCCGTCCCGGGTCTACGTACTGCTTCACTGCGTCGTATTCGCACGTAGCCTGAGCGGGGCAGCCGTCCGTGCAGCGCAGTGGGGCGCCGGGCGGCGCATTCGCCGCAACAAAATGGGAGAGCCGGCCAAACGACGACACGCGCAGCGCGCGCGAATTCGAGAACCAGTTGAGCAGATCGAGGTCGTGAATCGCCTTG
Proteins encoded in this window:
- a CDS encoding sigma-54-dependent Fis family transcriptional regulator — encoded protein: MTEILVIDDDLGPFKPGIEQALRGYKLHYACSGTEGFAVLERHPGIAAALLDVMMPPAFATVEEREGIEVLKRIKAAYPDLPVIMLTILTDVDLVVEAIQSGAFHYIPKPLDRDKLRGTVQRAVETSALRERVVAMRRARDVLLHVQGVDAQQRDVFHGMIGAHPLMQQLYEQIERAAPFEDMNIVFLGESGSGKDLAARALHACSPRRDGPFMAVNCAAFQETMLEAELFGHEKGAFTGAGERRDGHFQRAQGGTLFLDEIGEIPVNLQSKLLRAIEQKEVAPVGGAPISVDVRIVCATNCDLTSAKDRGGFRADLYYRIWDIPIVVPPLRRRKEDLPLLARHFVRAFEKTNGIAASIAPEALAVLAEYGWPGNVRELASILRRLAVFAPNGAITASAVRQVLRLPADASCRPTEPRGTLPIHAAAPEPDSCEYPVIEDLTEFRRVHGEARLREVIQRALREAGNARAAMALLGMP
- a CDS encoding HAMP domain-containing histidine kinase translates to MQSDSWDTPVTSALAKRLDSVRAEVETAMDAARARAAARLVRAGVAPGAQGRIESLLTASRKRVDELLGPRDKPEPAPALALGVPDLHALERLLSHVRHSVVRVCFYNLKLFCPSLVDEFDAHVAENIATSLRQLAPATNEIRAFFAMTLGGGRTVAAHFPVAQRRAESALGSLSAAAKPIETRIGDARTRREFAAAVPGHIDAVMAALAGIQAELDARKVAVSDLAREAVQLSGTETCAAGLEIMLETPPCPRVFGDAPRLLNVFLELIHNVVKYSGARTLRVGVSPTPDRLWVQTSFEDNGHGMSSGLLETCVARGVSTGGSGEGLPMVVAVVEGGHLGRFSIDSEEGSGCRATVRLPVKLQIGALQSGT
- a CDS encoding CerR family C-terminal domain-containing protein codes for the protein MNSPSRGETKKERVLKAACKVFAEKGYRDATHAEICRRAGANVAAVNYYFTSKESLYKAVFQHLTQESERLYPLDGGLPVTEPPEQRLHAFIHAHLSRMFDPEHLGDLHRIRMAELFDPTGLLKEMLARQLARDREHIQRILREMLGPDAPPRAVDWCEMSIVAQCFIAGRGPADRGPRAMFGLHPADVRLLARHILEFSLGGIRAVRRPAADGGHVHGTGAEPNHE
- a CDS encoding efflux RND transporter periplasmic adaptor subunit, which gives rise to MSDPSKTKSADVAKALGAGKTRSRFRRVRNVLVLLLLAGVAVGYGVYRLNQKETNGVAYVTQAVRRGDLVVTVSATGTLEPIKQVEVGIEVSGTINEVEVDYNDTVEVGQVLARLDTSKLEAQALQSQAALEAAKARLLQAQATVQEAEAQMARLNEVRELSDGKMPSQSEFDTQRAAQARARADEASAKAAVSQAQASLDANRSDLEKAVVRSPINGVVLVRSIEPGQTVAAQFQSPVLFTLAEDLAQMELQVDVDEADVGVVREDQAATFTVDAYPDRQFPARTTQVRFGSETVDGVVTYKTVLKVDNSSLSLRPGMTATAQITVDKRENVLLVPNTALRFMPPQTHTQETSSSAGGLLSSILPHPPPPQSTPRETVGLRNKDQHVWVLREGQLTMVPITKGLSDGRMTEVTGGALEEGMDVVTDTEATAP
- a CDS encoding ABC transporter ATP-binding protein, with amino-acid sequence MNPDDTDGSAGAPLIELAGVTKIYGVGTAAMEALRGVNLRIYPGEFVAVMGPSGSGKSTCMNILGCLDTPTSGAYRFCGVEVRTLTRNQRALLRRQYLGFVFQGFNLLNRTSALENVELPLIYRGEPVRARHKRARSAMDSVGLTGWEHHTPGELSGGQQQRVAIARAIVTEPLVLLADEPTGNLDSARSIEIMELLTTFNREQGITIVMVTHEADMAAFAKRTVHFKDGLISSDDGRKEHD
- a CDS encoding ABC transporter permease, which produces MLGNALLLALRELRRNKMRSFLTMLGIIIGVAAVIILVTLGGGATRQVTEQISSLGSNLMMVTPGRRMGPGQGGNSAPFKLADAEAITREITTLRAVAPVSSSSVTAIYGNENCSTQVTGTTPAYFDVVNRRLNEGRIFTDSESRSGVAVCIIGETIRANLFGGQDPIGSKIRVGKVSCEVIGLIQAKGQSTMGQDQDDIIIVPLRTFQRRIAGNDDVSLIQVSVKDGMSTDKVKVDIGRLMRVRRHLSANEDDNFNVMDLKEISTMLSGTTQVLTGLLSAVAAVSLLVGGIGIMNIMLVSVTERTREIGTRLAIGALEREVLLQFLVESVVLASFGGLIGIALALTASYGLAGVLKVPFVFNAPIVIVGFLFSGAIGVVFGYFPARKAARLDPIEALRHE
- a CDS encoding RND transporter — translated: MQFNKAGRWFRAAGGLTLPLLLMACVTGPDYRRPELNPPAAYKSATDAEQAQPGLAEDWWRLFDDPDLDALMQEALSSNLDLKAAMARVEQSRAAAR
- a CDS encoding efflux transporter outer membrane subunit produces the protein SLLQATVQLESTRAQAADTLRQRTDLEHAIALLLGRAPADFSLEPRPLHGTPPAIPAGLPSDLLRRRPDVAEAEQNLIAACAEIGVAEADFFPSVRLTGSAGYQSSEMKGILDWHNLAWSLGPSISLPVLRGGALRANLEKAKARYQELDALYRNQVLIAFVDVEDSLTDLHLRGAAAASQAKAVEAAREYLRLTQIEYQTGLTDYLHVVNAEQTLLSNELSDIQILNQRMVSSVLLIKALGGGWDSEPQAPEPSGALSAGVAAERDPADPAHITARPH
- a CDS encoding Gfo/Idh/MocA family oxidoreductase, with protein sequence MLTTQPVELALIGAGSRGELNLGYLAKRHAAQMRFVGVAERDDERRRRFVEAFRVPSNQAFDDWEAFFAAPRMADAVVIALPCHLHYRAALTALRAGYHVLLEKPMAHTPAECVHLALAAEQCQRQLVIALQCRYNRIYSEVARLLDERRIGRLLNIDCAENIGYWHFIMSYVRGMHSRSCESHSFLLAKAIHDLDLLNWFSNSRALRVSSFGRLSHFVAANAPPGAPLRCTDGCPAQATCEYDAVKQYVDPGRPAIPARLLTGMSARAAIDYFSQPRFRTLASTVVRDISRENVLNVLREGPHGRCVFRCDNDVMDHQVINIEYENDVVVSFSISAFSLAWERTCNFHGTRGEIRSADFSGRLEVRSFNPARVQRKRIRYHGLFHGGGDESLLVAFAKALQRDAPDEALTRASNVVESHLLGFAAEEARRSNVIMDMQAFRSRAEAEAQILAGNASLPAGSG